ATATTTCACCTTCTTAAAGGACAAAATAAACTATAGGCTATATTCTATAGCTACTCTTTAAAccattatatgaaaatatcgATGAAATGAACGATGCTGAAAAGAAGCACGTCCAAATAAATACTTGTTCAAATGAATGTTGCTATGATGACACTCGCTGAAATGAATGTTGTTCAAATGAATGCACGCCATGAAtttcttaacatttttataaatatcatataatatctatttatcgCATAGGTAGGCCAAAGTATTCTCAATCAAATCGTTCCTGGGTTTTCCATGAGTTTAAAAGAAGCAAATAAATCTGGCCCTGAGGCATCAAAAGCATACTTTGAAAGATGGAACGAAGAGGTGAAAAATAATGTTCCGGAGAAGcaacttttgatatttaatgtCCGACAAGGATGGGAACCTCTCTGTAAATTTTTGGATCGTCCTATTCCAGATGTTCCTTTTCCTAAAACTAATGATAGAgcatcaatcaaaaaaatatcacgcaattttgaaatattaggtTGGATTGTTAGCTTTGGTATAATTGGGGTCATTTCAGGCTTACTTTATTATAGTCTGCAACTTTTGAAATGacttgaaaacaatttttaattatcatttaacaaGTAGACAATTGATGCTACCGTGGgttaaaatcaatcatttttcgtttttattcatttttaaaacaaatatcataaatataattaatatctcgTGACTCATAACCAATGATTTTGTTCATTGTTGCTCCTCTAAAACATGAGAGGGGATTGTTCCAGTAGGGTCTCAAGCTACAGTGGGCAGCAAAGCCATACAATGCAGTCCTTGCTGGAGTTAGTTGACTAGCTGAGATGCAGGAACTCTCCTTGTCTCTCAATTCTAAAATGACTATTGGCATGTTTCAAAAGTGTCCTTGGAGGGCAAGTAGCAGAGCTGAAAGAGCAGACCATTCTTGGAAGACTCTGATACATTAATCTGAACACTGcacataatttatcaataaaataattaaattctatatatatatatttattaatacacaaatatattctCATTTCTAGATAGTAGCTACACTTGTTATACTCTTAAaggtagaaataataaaaaaatgctgcCTCTAGTGGACACAAAAGTAAGTTTTGACCAAGTCATTTTCCAGGTATTGATGAAGTTGGGCCTCGATGCCCGCttggaaaaatgttttaatctGGTCCAGCTTTCCATTTTTTACTGGGTTGCACTTTTTGAAGGAATAGATAGTTAATTAAAGAATATCTAAGCTCTATTATGCCGTTGAGTACCATTTAAAATAGTAGGTATTACTGACATTTCAGGCTATTTTCGATCTTACAtgtcaatattatttgaatttaagaaGTAAAAACGATCATaaccattttatttcataaagaaaaaatgtaatcttgCATAAATGGTCCAAGAGTTCGTTCCAATTAATCCCTCTGAACAAAtcgccttgttggacttcttcatggtcttaGTGATCTATGAGACCACATTTTCCTTTAACACTACCAAGTAGTCGGCCGTGGGTGaccggtatccaacaggaaatcAAATTGGACACATTTTTTCTCGAGTGGATGCCACAATccccaacatcatcactgaggccggatgtttggtcttggtgactttTCTGATGTTGTTTTCAGCCTGGCCAAAGCATGCCACCCAATCATTTTGCGtgttgtagacggggtcaacggtaaaggtcttttcatcagagaaaaaagtTACCTAGTTGCtattgtgcttcagatcattgaAGAGTTGCTTTCATTGCTGAAGacagagttctttttgacgttgggacaggagtggcTCTCAATTCTTTTTATCggccttcctccagccttttggATGACCTTGCCCACAGTAGACCAATGAACCTTCTTTTTCTTGGCTTACTTTGACATCTTTATAGTTGGGTTGACCATAAAGTTCTCTTTGATGTCTTCAGGTGTCACTCTTTAATGTTCTCCACAAGGTTGTCCCTATCaaccaaacgatttctgacccgaCAGACTGTGGCCTTGCTGACTTCTAAGGCTTTATTATGTCCGAGGTGGTCCTCCCGTCCGGAATTAAATTGGCTATGATGGCTCTTTTTTCCtccatcgcgacatatacataatttttatttacaacatgtacatcaatcaaaggtttagaatctaagctattcaaaaataatcgaaactttaagatttaatcaacaacatctatttaaaactgtatttataGAAGGTCTCATTAATTTTTCCACACCAGGGGCTAAGTTTAACTCGCTCATCCTCTccctaattcaattttttattcgtatttaatatacattctccTTTTTCTGcttttacaataattttgtttttggatttttaatttttgtggcgCATTTTCGGATCGACAAcccgtaattaaaaaaaaaacttttaggcacggggaatcgatcttggtgtatggaaaaaatcaactaattagatacattttaaatttgctcgacagagcccaggaatctgatTTGATCAGAATCAAACATAGTTAAATGTACGTAActtaaaattctaaacaacttgtattttatgttttaagtcTGTATTTGTTTCTGTTATTGATATAACTGTGTTTTTATCACTGTTTTTCTAAACAGGACACACACACATGTAGATATTTGTGTAGGGTTGtaggatatattattattcgaTTGATCTTTCAATACTAATGTGATTTGTTCAGAAAGTCGGTAGAGTATAGAGTATTTGTGAAATTAGTCGATTTGTAGTCGCATGATTCAAATGTTTTGATTCAGAGCcaagatcacaaaatattattccatactataaattaagattaattgATTCTTAGATGTGTgtagttttaatgaaattgtttatgttgatttattatttgaggaactaagaatttaaatttagtttctAGGGTATGATTCAAACAGATTTtgcagatattttaaaatttgtgactacaaattattgataattatacttattatcTGGGTTCCAAACGGACTTATAATAACTCTTTGACTCCCTGCTCACTCATCAGACATAATTACTACTTCATGGGAATTAAATGTATATCTAGTTACATTAGAATCTGCAGATATTTTACAgcaacaaatatacaaaaaaattatccaaaaaatttgtgactgaatattttatactatttaataaaaatgtattctaattcccaaatccaaataaaaactattgataattatacataaatcaattgTTCTATTACAgcaacaaatatacaaaaaaaattatccaaataaattaatgacatTGTTCCATTAATGTGggaaaactatttaataaaaatgtattctaatTCCCAAATCCATTCAAATCAGTGCGTAAATACAGACAATTTTACTAACTCTTGTCTCAATCAAAtgtatttactcaaaaatacattaatttgatCCTTATAAACTCATGAATTGGGTATATGAGCAATTGATACAGTCTGTATGAAGTTTTATATCCTTTCATATTCGgcaactaacataaaaatacataatcaacgtaatgaattaattacattattattcaaaaatcaataaaaaataaaatatttcatattattttgaatgaaacttattaCATAATCTTGTACCAACACGATCTGAAGTTGACACTTAATTTTTGAAGGGCAAATTCATCTGTTTAATGGtgcttttgttgttttttactatGAAAAACTCTTTAACATATATCTACTTTcattttgagttgtataaattacgtcaatccatcattttttgctcaaaaacaattcaaatattatctcaAAATGGACGGGATAACCTAAAATATCCCgaaatgtttgataaaaaattacacctacacaaatattatagctttataaCTGTCAAACAATCATATGAGTTTATCCAGGGAGCAATACATACATGGAGAGCacttcttttcagaaaatacataggTTGAGATAAACTTTAGTACATCTACGTGGCGTTTGATTGGATAACAGATTATAggtagatatttattattaaataatataccttCAAAATACCTTTAATTCGGTATATCCATTTTTACGGATTcggaatattgtttttaaatctttgaaccTAGTTatctgaatataataaaaaatagtataatttatgaCTGGCCGTAAATAGATTAGATGGTATGCCTGAATAAGgggaaagaaaggaaaaaattccTTTTCCGTTGAGATAGCCTTGTAAGTTACACGCTCATTCTTATTTACTTTTACTCcaattatttgtaattgtaaACAATACGAGTGTCGAATCCAACTAACGAATCCTCCTTCCTTTTCAGCAGCTCTTTGACTCCTTCTCATAAACACACCACTTCTTACAAAAATGCCTCCTCGCAagggaaagaaggaaaaaaccgAAGAGGTCCAAATTCAATTAGGCCCTCAAGTTCGTGAAGGTCAAGACGTTTTCGGCGTGGCACACATCTTCGCCTCATTTAATGATACCTTCGTTCATGTCACGGATCTTTGCGGTCGGGAGACCCTTTGCCGTGTCACTGGTGGAATGAAGGTGAAGGCTGATCGTGATGAGGCCTCTCCCTACGCCGCTATGTTGGCTGCTCAGGATGTTGCCGAAAAGATAAAGACTCTTGGCATCACCGCACTTCACATCAAGCTCAGAGCTACGGGTGGAAACCGTACAAAGACACCCGGACCTGGAGCACAATCTGCTCTAAGAGCTCTTGCTCGCTCCGGAATGAGAATTGGGCGGATTGAGGATGTGACTCCCATTCCTTCCGACTCCAACAGAAAGAAGGGTGGTCGTCGTGGTAGAAGATTGTAATCATCTCGCTCGTCTCTTGTTTTGTGTAATGTTCCATGTCTGATCCCAATAAAAGAACTCTGGGAAGAGGATTATACTTCAATATTGACTCACTctcattttattcatatagtttGATAATGATTTGTTATGAGTATGTTGGGTATGACAATAATCCTGCGTCACTGTTACTTAACTCTTAAATACCGGGaggtccatttaaatctgaacacttacaattcaataattaacGAAGTTTGAGtgcttgaaattaattcatatttcgatacattaaagcataaacaaatagttacaaaacaaaacaaacctgagctctctagcttacatacactTCGAGAACAGGACAGTTGAATACATACACGAATTTCtattcacgcactccaagcagttgagcaTCTCCTGACCACTGTCTGCAAGTCCGTAACGTTGGAGAGGAACGTtgttaaaaaggccaaattggacctGGAGGAAGTTTAAGAAAGTAGACCAGGCCAATCTCTTCTAGTCCATGAGGTTCCACTCATGAGATATCGGGAATAagaccagactgtccagagagctatcaaaaagtgggtcgAGAGTTGCCACATATGATGGAAGAAACCCATTCCTCTGCTGCAAGACTCTTTTTCGAATTagtattttgagttcttatgaactctttttgacacttgtGGTCCCACTcgagaaggcctgcagtatccgtcatccaaacaccaaggccctgaAGTCCAGCATCCACAGCGGATGCCAGGACTTCCGCCCCtgcctgaaagccatcattgccgctaagggctgctacattaatggttaagagagctcagaacATATTTGtctatagtatttattttgttgcaattatattgttaattaataaattatatcttgttgaagtttaaaactctaagtgttcagattttaatggaccattcggTAGAATGTGTCTAATCGATTTTTATTACCATACTAGCTTCTTGCATGGTTATCAAAGTTCCGGAAATAGGATTTCCTTTCATGACAGTAATTCTGAAGTAtttaattgttgtttattttatcttaagaTTGTGAATGAACTTTCAATAGTAAACAATACCCCATGTGTAGTATAGGTATTGATGTAAACCTTATAGTAAAAACTTAAGATTTTGGTATTACTTGATACTATCTCGGTTTGATTTCCATGTATGATCTCATcttgatttgtttattaaattaaataatcaccTTGAATTTCATTATGTAGTGATAAGCTGAGCTGCCTATTAATTGAATAATCATTAGTATGAAACTGTACATTCTTACCCATGGACCTGGTATAAAGACggcacttttttcttttattaaagtataaaaaagaatagacTATGACTTAGTGATGGCCGATGGGTCAGTCCTATAAACGTATAAAGTTGGGTCCTTGATGACGCCACTAAacttcattacttttttaaatcgaGTTAATACTGACTGCCTTAAGACACcttccgcaggattatatttggggggtagaaaaacaaaatgtcGATAGAAATTAGAAATTCATGGTTCGGACTAGGCAAATTTAATTAGTCTAATTCTCGCAATGTTTATTTTAAGTACAAAGAGGTTCAAATTATTAGAATTACAATTCATAATCTTTTCGATCTTTCCATTATAATCAAATGCATGTGATAGTTAATATCGTCAAAACATAGTTGCTCTAATTCAACTTTTGTTACGAAGTGAAGAAATTGTATACTCTGTAATTATCTGATTGTAATACAAAGTGTGAAATATATCATGATTCACAAGAGACGTTGCCTTTATATGGATTTGAGTCGTAAATTGTATTACTTTTCACTCGACTTCCCAAAAATTTTGAAGGACTTGAGGTACAACAGTTGGGCTTAGTCATCAGTAAGCAAttatccttttcaaaataaaaatgttgttccCGGCTTAATTCCACATAGTCATTGCCACATAAATCATATCACTTTTTGCACACTGGAAGGGGCATATATCTTTTGAGATGAGGCATACCGAATTCGATCTATGACTTAAGCTGATACTTgtctaaattaatttatcacaCAACTGATCTAGTTATAGTTCCGACTATCGAATAGCTTCATATTATTATCCGTTTTAAAGGAATCACGTTTTTGGAGTTTCTATCCtgaattgatttaataaaagacTATGTTTCATAAAGAACTATAGTCCATGCCCTAAATGCATTGGAGTGGGGAACAATCCCGaggaatatttgaagaaataccCCCCTAAAAAGTTCTCAAAATATAGTTACTGAAAAGGGTTTGCAACATGATCAAAGTTACATCtattaatttgtgataaaatggATCTGTAGAATTGGTCAATGTCAAGTCATACCCTTACAGACATGACAATTCTCTAATCAGATAAAATAAGAGACTAGATATggcatatgtaaatataataaagtaaaatatatcatgaaTATGTTACATAAgctataatcataaaatttaaacatattacagATATGACATGTGATATTTATgtaatgacataaaaaaacacagaaaCATTTGAGcagatgtaataaaaattttaaatttagatgtGTTTTCATCTTCTTTCATCAAAGACTTCCATGTTCTCTAATAATTAAGATAAAACAAGAGATCCAAGGTATTCTTAACAAAAGATACTTGAATTCTGATATCTACAGGGATGATGATGGGATCAAAATTTAtcctatgaaaaaaaacaatcaattttccTTTTGTTATGAACATGTTCGTACaagttgttaaaaattatatagtattgTAATCATTGTTGtatgtcttttttaattcatcctcaGGCACAATGATTACTTTGTAATTTCAATGTATGTAgatcaaaaatttgaagaataatagcTAGGAACGTCTAATCTTttcctataatatatgtatcagTTTGTTTATGATTCTTTATTAGGATTAAGATAACGgtgaagaataatattaataattaaggcAATACATACTATTAATGGTGCATGTAAAACTAATATTACCTAATAATATACTGctagtattattaattataagctTACTTTGTTAACAATCCTTTATCTCTATGAATACACTTTTGAACTGATTCTCAATTATAcgaaattatttaagaataagcGTCTATAGGAATACGgatgtatatttattagttatttataatatgataaaatcatGACAACAGCATATtcattctatatattatttaactaagcATGTAGCAATTACCTTggcaatataatatttttactattttgcaGAATGTTCACCTTGACAACCCTCCCTTTTTATACAATGACAacgtatttattcatataaattgcaattaatAGCTTAACTAAAATTAACTTCGGaggtatatatgaaataaattatatctcaacCTCTCAAATGGaggtaaattttaaaatggaaatttgtatttaataatattttattcttacatattcaatatacattcattgaaaataaaggatattaataattgagaTATGggtaacaaaaatatcattcttataatatacgaccaatataaaaaaacacttaattaaCTGACAtacataacattaaaaatatacctttttttaaatgagcttcgaagaagtgaaaatatttaaataactacatgatatataaaatatattgaagattGATCTTTGGTGTTAGGGTGTATGTTCACCATTATAATTAGTTTGAATTAAAAGAATAGTACGAAAACATTAGAAAGAGCGGCTCCAACGCCCAATCCAAGACCTAGAAACGCAACCATTAAACTAGCAGCTGTTGATTGTTCTTCTGGTTTTTTTATAATCCCTGGAGCACTCATCATACATATTGAGCTAATGTAGCCATTGGAGACAGAGAATAAGATCATTAGCAAAATGTAAATGGTATCAGATTCAAAAATGACGGAGGTCATATGTCTATTTGAAGGAGAAACGTTACAAAAGAGAAACAGAGGGATGAAAATAACTCTGAGAACTGCAGCCATCAGAATATACCACGAGGATCCACGTAAATGAGGCTTGGGAAAATGTAAGACCTCTGCAAGGGATCTCCCAATGAAGTCACCCACATTAAAAGTTAGAAAACAGGTTACAGGAACAAAAAACTTGGTACTCCACGTTCCTGATCCAGTTGACTTAATAGCAGCGGTGATCCCTGGAAAGCACCCCAATGTTACTACGAATACAAGGAAAACACTGAGTGCATAAACCCAAATTTCTTTAAGAACAAGAAGAGGATTCACTTTTAGTCCTGAGCTTTCAGGTGGTGGAGGAGCCTTTTCCATGAGCTGGTCTCCATCTGGATTGATTTCCAAAACGTTTTTATTCTCTCCTTCCCCATCATAGTACTTGTAAAACTTGGTTCTTGTGACAGCTACAAAGGCAACTAAGGAAGTGAGCAAGAAGACACAGGCAATAATGAAACTGTAGAAGCCAGAGTTTTGATCACTCGCTCCAAAAGCTAACATGACAATATTTGTTGCCGATGCAAAAATCCCACCCAGAGCCTGGCCAGAGAATACACCTCCAATATAGTTAGCTGGAAATTTCCCTGCAACACCCAAAAGTCCTCCCTATATcggaaaaaaatggattttttaaaataaatgtgagGTGGAGGTAGGCAGATGCACTCACTTGAAATATGGCAGCAAATGTGTTGATAAATACAACAGAGATGAGCGTAACGTTGAAGAACATACTTTGCCATTCATCTGTGTTCACCTTAGCCATGATACACGTATAAAAGAAGAATAGAATCACCATAATGAGAGAGAAAAACAGTCGAGGCTTTGTTTTAAACCGATGACCAAATACTGCATTGAGAGTGAGGAAAGTGACGTTTGGCACCATGGAGGCCACAGAGAGACGTGGATTCCAATTATCCTGTAACTCTGTGTTAGAATCTATGGGCATTGTTGTATTTTCTACAATGGCGCGATATTTGAAGAACCAGTAGGCTGGTACAGATATGAAAAAGTTCCATGGTAGAAGGGTGCAGATCCCTaaccaataaaatatgatatagaCCAATTTCCATTTGTCAACCGGGGCTGTTGACTTTTCCatggttttttattcaatttaagggAGATTTAGATACGTTATAGTATGAAAAAAAGTGGGGAAATTTGTTAAACACTCTTATTTATACTATGTTTCTTCCTTAAGCCCACTGATTGATTTATCTTTCAGCTCCCCCTTGCCGGCTTCACTGTGCTACTATGTCTTTACAACTACTAGTTACTATTACGATGAGGAATCTCCCTTTATTTTCAGAATTTGCTTTCTTCCTTGAATTTCACTATGGTGTGTGTAGATTGCAGCAGGAGAGAAGAGCGTGCTCTTCCGTGCGTGCGTGGATCTGGATGTTGTCTTTCCACAATCTACATACTATTTCAGACTTGCTACTAAACTAGTACACCTAGCCTCCTTAATATAACGTTCTAATCTACCAATGGGTAGATTATTAATCACATTTTAACATTGATTAaagaataatgtaattaattattgtttatacatatataagaaacGAATAAATCATGTATCTAATTACACAATAGACACTTGTATCGAATCATcttaagtagtgttgtgtcgatccatATTCTGGGGCGTCTggagaataatattttggaggggcttgggtttttgatttgttttttgggggaaaaagtccataacttttcacaaaaagtttgaaaaatccTTTGATATTGACAGaacactaatttttttggaatcaaaatttgaaaaataaaattatttgaaaataaattgtaaaatgaaatttcaaatattaaattttttggaaaaaaaatcgaaaatccacagctattcacaaacaattaaattttttagaaaaaaaattcaaatatttacccAAAATGCCAacaaaaatctagtaaaaaggaaaaaatacttaatttggggactacagcccctccaacacACTCCCTGGGGACACACCTGTTATTTAGGATGGAAGACCGCAGTCACATGTTAAGTCTCGGTCCAGTCTAGTTTAgtcctaaaattaaaaaattcggTCCTTCATGACgtaattcaactttatttcttctttttttaatacgttCTAGTACTGTCATTCCGAAGGATCTGTCCCAAGGACTGAAATGATTGTTCCTAAAACCAgtctgaataaataaggactgacacaacactaattttaaccatcttaaaaaaatttttattgacCATGATTAATTTATGGAGTACACGTGCTTCATTTTAAAGGGAAATATTTTGCAGCAATAGCagaatttattaatgatatataacTTATTCTATAGACATAACAGGGCGTCCGAAGGCATATTTTTTTCGTGGAgcttggttttggattttttttttttttatcaaaatatttcaaaaatccacggctattctcaaaaaattacaaaaaattaaatttcaaataataaattttgttgacaaaattcctaaaatccatagctattcatagaaaattaaattttttgaaataaaacttctaaaatgaaatttcaaatattacatttttgaaataaaatttcaatgttaatttttctcgaaaaaaattctaaaatcgacagctatttatcaaaaaattcgacaagaaattcaaatattacacttttggaaaaaaaaattccaaaatctgcAGCCatttacaaaagatttttttgcattgctgcataatttgaccgaataagatatttttgagaaaaaatatgcttcaaaaaaatttctttaccCCAATTATcgagtaaaatttttttattcatataaaaaaaaattccagtaaaaaaataattactttattttttttggggggaaggggGCTACACCCCTTCCAGCTCACCCTCTTTGGACGCCTTTGTATTACGAATATGCCTTTGACAACTTGTACAATAATTCTGAGGAagatactatataaatattccatTGAGATGATCAgcatattaataatgtaatttttgaatttttaaataaaaatcaataggTGATAACTATTCGATGAGTGACACAGTGACACAATATAAAGGTCAAATCCCACAATTAAATGACTTCcctaatacataataaatgcgTAATTTTAATCCATCATAATGAATTAgcctataattaaatattaagtcgCTATGAATACTGTGTGGTCCactaaaatctgaacactttgaattttaaacttcaacaagatataatctaTTAACTTTAACAATAGCAgcagaaggcctggtacccTTGCGGATTTAGTCCTCTTCCATGTTgccccagtgctggctgacacgGGATTTGAGAGCCTCGTTGTTTGGATGCAGGCCTTCCTcacaacatgcacccaaaaggtgtagttgaaGGTGTTGGCATCAGGGATTTGGGGTCCAAAAGtgccaaaaaagagttcaaaagaactcaaaatactcattcgAAACAGTGTGTGTTGGAACGgaagagatggatttctttcactCTCGTTGTCAAAAAAAgcatctccaccctcacaaggctctttccacccacttttttgatagctctctggacagtttggtgtaaaatcccgagatctcttgcatgggccctcatggaatttaggggattggcctggactCTTACTATTTAACTCCTCctgatccagtttggcctttttgacaaaccccttcttcctctctaacgtttacgatttgctgacggtgtagatggtggtcctggagacgcccaatttcttggagtgcgcgaatagaAATTTGTCTATCACGTTTAAAGtatccttttctcgacttgtgtGAAAGGTAGAgggctcaggtttttttttttgttaataattgttaatgctttaatatatcgaaatatgaattaatttcaatcacttaaccttcattaactattgaattagtaagtgctcatatttcaatggaccacccggtagtagtacaaattgtaatttgtacaacCTTTTAACAAATTACACCTTCCTTAAATATAGGACATCTATAAATAGGCCCTTGAACAGGGTTCTGTATTTTCCATAGCTGTAGTAATGACTATTTAATGATTGAAGAGAGAACCTctaaagtataaagtaataactagtgagtgtattcatgaaagacggagagtaacaatgtgGGTTAAAAAGTTGGACTCAGAGGTGAATCgaggatcgaaatcggagtaattccagcctatatgtccttactatatacggagtaggatttgtgcttttttccttcctctcaaagCTGCTTGCAACtgcgtcatgacagctaagctgctctcctcccaaacatttttcaaattgtcaggatgaccaCTTTAacttttgggtttttttaatatttttatacaccagtagagcatattttatacatcctTTTGGGGAAGGTCAAAGGGAAGAAACGAAgattttttgtgtatatgtatacttcacatataaatttattagctGTCATATTTATTACAGATAGAAgtacatcaaatatttaaaaaaatcaatataatagcCTTGATTTTTACACTTAATTTGAACTGATAAACCATGGGGGCAGTTGCTTTAACGGAAATGTCTCCATGGGAGttatatatactaatatcaGTTCGTCCCCAGATTGACTACATTTATGCAGCTAACAGATT
This genomic stretch from Lepeophtheirus salmonis unplaced genomic scaffold, UVic_Lsal_1.4 unplaced_contig_4165_pilon, whole genome shotgun sequence harbors:
- the LOC121122807 gene encoding equilibrative nucleoside transporter 1 — its product is MEKSTAPVDKWKLVYIIFYWLGICTLLPWNFFISVPAYWFFKYRAIVENTTMPIDSNTELQDNWNPRLSVASMVPNVTFLTLNAVFGHRFKTKPRLFFSLIMVILFFFYTCIMAKVNTDEWQSMFFNVTLISVVFINTFAAIFQGGLLGVAGKFPANYIGGVFSGQALGGIFASATNIVMLAFGASDQNSGFYSFIIACVFLLTSLVAFVAVTRTKFYKYYDGEGENKNVLEINPDGDQLMEKAPPPPESSGLKVNPLLVLKEIWVYALSVFLVFVVTLGCFPGITAAIKSTGSGTWSTKFFVPVTCFLTFNVGDFIGRSLAEVLHFPKPHLRGSSWYILMAAVLRVIFIPLFLFCNVSPSNRHMTSVIFESDTIYILLMILFSVSNGYISSICMMSAPGIIKKPEEQSTAASLMVAFLGLGLGVGAALSNVFVLFF
- the LOC121123057 gene encoding small ribosomal subunit protein uS11A-like: MPPRKGKKEKTEEVQIQLGPQVREGQDVFGVAHIFASFNDTFVHVTDLCGRETLCRVTGGMKVKADRDEASPYAAMLAAQDVAEKIKTLGITALHIKLRATGGNRTKTPGPGAQSALRALARSGMRIGRIEDVTPIPSDSNRKKGGRRGRRL
- the LOC121123264 gene encoding uncharacterized protein — encoded protein: MNGNSKDKEHWHKAISGKTTKEDWYTFFDKGGFRCAVDLPSSYFYKELFEAYPESKVVLTVRDAQSWHDSCYSTIFNNNEDHRIPWIYYFTGLAQRYNVGQSILNQIVPGFSMSLKEANKSGPEASKAYFERWNEEVKNNVPEKQLLIFNVRQGWEPLCKFLDRPIPDVPFPKTNDRASIKKISRNFEILGWIVSFGIIGVISGLLYYSLQLLK